Proteins encoded within one genomic window of Gimesia sp.:
- a CDS encoding isochorismatase family protein — protein sequence MKLFCKLSVCLGLLLTYTSLLSAEDLQLNLRSQSETSKGSGRYHRLEHQESWDPEQTAMIVCDVWDYHHCLNAVRRLEQFAPRLDQLLKTARAQGVTIIHAPSDCMPAYEGHPARQRAQQVTFKGPIPEGIENWCSKIPSEEQAVYPLDQSDGGEDDDPEEHKAWAAKLKSLGRNPALPWQKQSPLITIDSENDFISDKGDEVWRILESRGIKNVILTGVHTNMCVLGRPFGLRQMAQNGKNVVLVRDLTDTMYNPQRWPYVSHFTGNDLIISHIEKFICPTITSDQILGGDEFVFKKDDRPHLVIIMAEQEYETEVSLPKFAAENLGKAFRVSLVFADDKERNKIPGIEEIKDADLVLFSVRRRVLPEKQMALIKKYVAAGKPVVGIRTASHAFSLRGKEPPKGYADWPEFDATVFGGSYHGHHANDLKSIVTINPKQKQNPILTGIPDKPFPQAYSLYEVTPLAKGTTVLMTAEIKGKPVEPVAWTFQRKDGGRSFYTSLGHTGDFQQPEFVRLLANGIYWAAGLNPEKVKLSDKVSLRGAPHWTVVSVPEFKKPTGTVESRWYRCVARMPKAWLAGEPLQLKVPTSAGNTVQAWLNGTALKQRGDGFVIAPEMVTVNDANLIVVAVSGRDAGADFASVPQLVSASGALPLAGRWQYRSGDDRAFANMPLPAKFGTVTDIVFKP from the coding sequence GTGAAGCTGTTCTGTAAACTGTCCGTCTGTCTGGGCCTGTTGTTGACTTATACCAGTCTGCTGTCTGCAGAGGATCTGCAGTTGAACCTGCGATCTCAGTCCGAGACCAGCAAAGGCTCTGGGCGTTATCATCGACTGGAACACCAGGAGAGCTGGGATCCCGAGCAGACGGCGATGATCGTCTGCGATGTCTGGGATTACCATCATTGTCTGAATGCGGTCCGGCGACTGGAACAGTTTGCACCGCGGCTGGATCAGCTGCTCAAGACGGCTCGCGCACAGGGAGTGACCATCATCCACGCCCCCAGTGATTGTATGCCCGCTTATGAGGGGCACCCGGCGCGTCAGCGGGCGCAGCAGGTCACGTTTAAAGGACCGATTCCCGAGGGCATCGAAAACTGGTGCTCGAAGATTCCCAGTGAAGAGCAGGCCGTGTATCCCCTCGATCAGTCGGATGGGGGTGAGGACGATGATCCGGAAGAGCACAAAGCGTGGGCCGCGAAGCTGAAGTCGCTGGGACGCAATCCGGCACTCCCCTGGCAGAAGCAGTCGCCGTTGATCACGATTGACAGTGAAAACGATTTCATCAGTGATAAAGGGGATGAAGTCTGGCGGATTCTGGAGAGTCGCGGCATCAAGAATGTGATTCTGACCGGCGTGCATACCAATATGTGTGTCCTCGGTCGTCCGTTCGGTTTGCGGCAAATGGCACAGAACGGGAAGAACGTAGTGCTGGTGCGGGACCTGACCGATACGATGTATAACCCGCAGCGCTGGCCTTACGTGAGTCACTTTACCGGCAACGATCTGATTATCTCGCACATCGAAAAATTCATCTGTCCCACGATTACGAGCGATCAGATTCTGGGAGGGGACGAATTTGTATTCAAGAAAGATGATCGACCGCATCTGGTGATCATCATGGCGGAGCAGGAGTACGAGACTGAGGTCAGTCTGCCGAAGTTCGCTGCAGAGAACCTGGGCAAAGCGTTTCGTGTGAGCCTGGTTTTCGCTGATGACAAGGAGCGGAATAAGATCCCGGGGATCGAAGAGATCAAGGATGCGGATCTCGTGTTGTTCAGCGTACGCAGACGTGTACTTCCGGAAAAGCAGATGGCGCTGATCAAGAAGTATGTCGCCGCGGGTAAGCCGGTGGTGGGTATCCGCACCGCGAGCCATGCGTTTTCACTGCGCGGGAAAGAGCCGCCGAAAGGATACGCGGACTGGCCTGAATTTGATGCGACGGTGTTTGGCGGCAGCTATCACGGCCATCACGCGAATGATCTGAAGTCGATCGTGACGATCAATCCAAAACAGAAGCAGAACCCGATCCTGACGGGCATTCCCGACAAACCGTTCCCGCAGGCGTATTCGCTGTACGAGGTGACTCCGCTGGCGAAAGGGACGACGGTACTGATGACGGCGGAAATCAAAGGGAAGCCGGTTGAACCGGTGGCCTGGACGTTTCAACGGAAAGACGGTGGCCGTTCGTTTTACACGTCGTTGGGACACACGGGCGATTTCCAGCAACCCGAGTTCGTGCGGCTGCTGGCTAACGGGATCTACTGGGCCGCGGGTCTGAATCCGGAGAAAGTGAAACTCTCCGACAAGGTGAGCCTGCGTGGTGCACCGCACTGGACGGTGGTTTCTGTGCCCGAGTTCAAGAAGCCGACAGGGACCGTAGAGAGTCGCTGGTATCGGTGCGTGGCCCGAATGCCGAAAGCGTGGCTGGCTGGTGAGCCTTTACAGTTAAAGGTACCCACGTCTGCCGGGAACACGGTTCAAGCCTGGTTAAACGGAACGGCTCTCAAGCAACGGGGCGACGGTTTCGTGATCGCGCCGGAGATGGTGACCGTGAACGATGCGAACCTGATTGTCGTGGCGGTTTCCGGGCGTGATGCGGGAGCCGATTTTGCATCGGTGCCTCAACTGGTTTCTGCCAGTGGTGCACTTCCCCTGGCGGGACGCTGGCAGTATCGATCGGGCGATGATCGTGCGTTTGCAAACATGCCTCTGCCGGCTAAGTTCGGTACGGTGACGGATATTGTTTTTAAACCGTGA
- a CDS encoding YhdH/YhfP family quinone oxidoreductase encodes MTNSFRCFQVSQQEPKEITADVVSAPYNNLPDGEVTIRVVYSSVNYKDALAAIGNPGVVRHFPHVPGIDAAGIVESSDSDQFQAGDKVVVTSYELGVERWGGWSELIRVKPEWIVPLPEGLSLKESMILGTAGLTAAMCVDSLLHHHIRPESGKVLVTGASGGVGSFALSLLKRCGYQVTAVSGKPEYHQRLLDLGADEVVDRLAIDINSDRPLLKGHWAAAIDTVGGSLLSHVIRSIQPQGCVAACGNAGGAQLDLTVFPFILRGVTLDGIDSAWYPIEKRAALWQKLATDWKLDDLESRAKVITLDQAQQTVESLLEGTHQERTIIQVGAE; translated from the coding sequence ATGACAAATTCCTTTCGCTGTTTTCAGGTTAGTCAACAGGAACCCAAAGAAATTACAGCTGATGTTGTCTCAGCACCGTATAACAACCTGCCTGACGGTGAAGTGACGATACGCGTCGTTTATTCGTCGGTGAATTATAAAGACGCTCTGGCGGCGATCGGGAATCCCGGCGTGGTCCGTCATTTTCCACATGTGCCCGGAATCGATGCGGCGGGCATTGTGGAGTCTTCCGACTCCGATCAGTTCCAGGCGGGAGACAAAGTGGTTGTGACCAGCTATGAGCTGGGAGTCGAACGCTGGGGGGGCTGGTCCGAATTGATTCGCGTCAAACCGGAATGGATTGTACCGCTGCCTGAAGGGCTTTCACTGAAAGAGTCGATGATTCTCGGAACCGCAGGACTGACGGCGGCGATGTGCGTCGACAGTCTGCTGCACCATCATATCAGGCCCGAGTCGGGCAAGGTGCTGGTGACGGGGGCTTCGGGAGGTGTCGGATCGTTCGCCCTGTCGCTGCTGAAACGATGTGGATATCAGGTGACCGCTGTCTCTGGTAAGCCGGAATACCATCAGCGATTGCTCGATCTGGGAGCTGACGAAGTCGTCGATCGACTGGCAATTGATATCAACTCGGACCGACCTTTACTCAAAGGGCACTGGGCGGCTGCCATCGATACGGTGGGCGGCTCTCTGTTGAGCCATGTGATTCGCTCGATACAGCCCCAAGGTTGTGTGGCCGCCTGTGGGAATGCGGGGGGCGCGCAGCTGGATTTGACCGTGTTCCCATTCATTCTGCGGGGAGTGACACTCGACGGGATCGATTCGGCCTGGTACCCGATTGAAAAGCGGGCTGCACTCTGGCAGAAGCTGGCGACCGACTGGAAGCTGGACGATCTCGAATCGCGGGCGAAGGTCATCACACTCGACCAGGCACAGCAGACGGTCGAGAGCCTGCTGGAAGGGACGCACCAGGAACGGACGATCATCCAGGTGGGAGCCGAATAG
- a CDS encoding SPASM domain-containing protein encodes MLEVITPYQFGDQRAEYDAGIARMRHSLYMDYPRNVHLETQARCNASCNFCPYPDLNRKHTKMSDELIDKILNELTAIPQEMNLQISPFKVSEPFLDVRLFDVLEKINTLLPQAKIALTSNSTPITEDKLEQLQEIKNIQYLWISFNDHREAEYERVMSLPYQRTRQRLEMIHDAFMEGDVTFPVVLSRVGDGTAADLEFVQWVNINYPLFKSSVFPRMEWIGQVQGLEVNNVPNMGCERWFELSITATGEVAHCCADGQAEYTIGNANDQNVLEIYNSPEYRRLRESTVSRLSVEPCNRCTFM; translated from the coding sequence ATGCTGGAAGTCATCACCCCCTACCAATTTGGCGATCAGAGAGCAGAATACGACGCAGGCATCGCCCGCATGCGGCATTCCCTCTACATGGACTATCCACGCAACGTTCATCTGGAGACCCAGGCCCGCTGCAACGCCAGCTGCAACTTCTGTCCTTACCCGGATCTGAACCGCAAGCACACTAAAATGAGCGATGAGCTCATCGACAAAATCCTGAACGAGCTGACCGCCATTCCCCAGGAAATGAACCTGCAGATTTCGCCGTTCAAAGTCAGCGAACCGTTTCTGGATGTCCGCCTGTTTGACGTTCTGGAAAAGATCAACACCCTGCTCCCGCAGGCAAAGATCGCGCTGACCTCCAACTCCACCCCGATCACGGAAGACAAGCTGGAGCAGTTGCAGGAAATCAAAAACATCCAGTACCTCTGGATCTCCTTCAACGATCATCGCGAAGCAGAATACGAACGGGTGATGAGCCTCCCCTATCAGCGTACGCGACAGCGGTTGGAAATGATTCACGATGCCTTCATGGAAGGCGATGTCACCTTTCCGGTTGTCCTTTCCCGCGTAGGTGACGGCACCGCCGCCGACCTGGAATTCGTGCAGTGGGTCAACATCAACTATCCCCTGTTCAAATCGAGTGTCTTCCCGCGTATGGAATGGATCGGGCAGGTCCAGGGACTCGAAGTCAACAATGTACCCAACATGGGCTGCGAACGCTGGTTCGAACTCTCGATCACTGCGACCGGCGAAGTCGCCCACTGCTGTGCCGACGGTCAGGCGGAATATACCATCGGCAACGCCAACGATCAGAATGTCCTGGAGATCTACAACTCTCCCGAATACCGACGCCTCCGGGAGTCTACAGTCTCCCGCTTAAGCGTCGAACCCTGCAACCGTTGTACGTTCATGTGA
- a CDS encoding thioredoxin domain-containing protein → MRLLATFVFTFLMMTGSALAAAPKGVLLDFTATWCGPCQKMSPLVSRLKREGYPIKKVDVDQEPELARRFNVSSIPAFVLVVDGKEVARSVGATTESNLRRMLARIPAAEPAQPERSQPRNPVVFASNDRRSNQAEEAPIQLAQDQKQPEKKSRGFNLPFFGKNKSEDDSVPVEEPVIRAQFGDAPNDQFAEAAPQEEIINWRASTVRIRVKDKKGMDLGSGTVIHSAVGRTLIMTCSHIFSDIKSDSIIEVDVFQGEKYDTYVGTLVRYNLEADVGLISIPTSGVVAAAKVAPLEDEVKAGDVVASLGCSSGELPSLEKIKVTELNRFLGPDNIECTGMPVQGRSGGGLFNRSGQLVGVCFAVDKEDRRGLYAGLPVVHKLLDESNLTALYKQPAVQESAPETKFAMSEAAPAAQAAPNQQLLDEFLNRAMPTKSQPRQQVTSATTGNPDLSQLQAALDQAGEAEVVCIIRPLNKPKSASRVVIINKASSKFVSYLSGEVSNQPQPTSARFQPKANLSGTPRNTVRRQRDERISRSLPRASKTQHLVASPAQSEDAMFRPPSSFTQTAKKSTPDSLQNSAPVQRYRRSAESRR, encoded by the coding sequence ATGAGATTATTAGCGACATTCGTATTCACTTTTCTGATGATGACCGGTTCTGCACTGGCAGCTGCTCCTAAAGGAGTTCTGCTGGATTTCACTGCGACCTGGTGTGGCCCGTGTCAGAAAATGAGTCCGCTGGTTTCACGTTTGAAACGTGAAGGCTATCCAATCAAGAAAGTCGACGTCGATCAGGAACCTGAGCTGGCCCGACGTTTTAATGTTTCCAGCATTCCCGCCTTTGTGCTGGTAGTCGATGGTAAAGAGGTGGCTCGTTCTGTCGGTGCCACAACGGAAAGTAACCTGCGTCGGATGCTGGCCCGGATTCCTGCAGCGGAACCTGCTCAGCCCGAACGGTCACAGCCCCGTAACCCGGTCGTCTTCGCATCCAATGATCGTCGCAGCAATCAGGCTGAAGAAGCCCCGATTCAGCTGGCACAGGATCAGAAGCAGCCCGAAAAGAAATCGCGCGGGTTCAATCTCCCTTTCTTTGGGAAAAACAAATCGGAAGACGATTCGGTTCCTGTAGAAGAGCCCGTGATTCGGGCCCAGTTTGGCGATGCTCCCAACGATCAGTTCGCGGAAGCCGCTCCCCAGGAAGAAATCATCAACTGGCGCGCGAGCACGGTTCGCATTCGTGTCAAAGACAAAAAGGGAATGGACCTCGGTTCGGGTACTGTGATTCACAGTGCCGTCGGTCGGACCCTGATCATGACCTGCAGTCATATCTTCAGCGACATCAAGTCTGATTCCATAATTGAAGTCGATGTCTTCCAGGGCGAAAAGTACGACACTTATGTGGGTACCCTGGTCCGGTATAACCTGGAAGCCGATGTGGGACTGATTTCAATTCCCACTTCGGGTGTCGTGGCTGCTGCGAAAGTGGCTCCACTGGAAGATGAAGTCAAAGCGGGTGACGTCGTTGCTTCCCTGGGTTGCAGCAGTGGAGAACTGCCGAGCCTGGAGAAAATCAAGGTGACCGAACTCAACCGTTTCCTGGGGCCGGACAACATCGAATGTACGGGAATGCCCGTGCAGGGACGTTCGGGCGGGGGACTGTTTAACCGCTCCGGCCAACTGGTGGGTGTCTGCTTTGCCGTTGATAAGGAAGACCGCCGTGGTCTGTATGCCGGTCTGCCCGTGGTTCATAAACTGCTCGACGAAAGCAACCTGACGGCCCTTTACAAGCAGCCTGCCGTTCAGGAGTCCGCTCCGGAAACCAAGTTCGCCATGTCGGAAGCAGCTCCCGCAGCCCAGGCGGCTCCCAACCAGCAACTGCTGGATGAGTTTCTGAACCGGGCGATGCCTACTAAGAGCCAGCCGCGTCAACAGGTGACCTCGGCAACCACCGGTAATCCGGACCTGTCCCAGCTGCAGGCGGCATTGGATCAGGCAGGGGAAGCAGAAGTGGTCTGCATTATCCGTCCGCTCAACAAGCCCAAGTCAGCCAGCCGGGTGGTGATCATCAACAAGGCCAGTTCCAAGTTCGTCTCTTACCTGTCGGGCGAAGTTAGTAATCAACCTCAGCCGACCTCAGCCCGCTTCCAGCCTAAGGCCAACCTGTCGGGAACTCCCCGTAATACAGTACGTCGTCAGCGGGATGAACGTATCAGCCGGAGCCTGCCCCGGGCCAGTAAGACACAACACCTGGTAGCCAGCCCTGCTCAGTCGGAAGATGCCATGTTCCGTCCTCCTTCCTCTTTCACACAGACGGCTAAAAAATCAACGCCGGACAGCCTGCAGAACAGTGCTCCGGTCCAGCGTTACCGTCGTTCTGCCGAGTCGCGTCGCTAA
- a CDS encoding DNA-3-methyladenine glycosylase, with translation MSDHAKSFAEASLHLREVDHRLKPVIDNIGVCSLKPYRYRFALLLRSIVSQQISTSAARTIYKRLHALTGKGQPSAEKIMQLSHEQLRSVGLSAQKANYVHHLAEMVLEKNVRLHKLHQMTDDEVTAELVQVKGIGQWTAQMFLMFGLCRPDVFPHDDLGIQNGIQTIYELETRPDKQTCIEIAELWAPYRTVASWYCWRVLEMETPDGPW, from the coding sequence ATGAGCGACCACGCGAAGTCGTTTGCAGAAGCGTCACTGCATCTGCGAGAAGTCGATCACCGACTCAAGCCGGTGATTGATAATATTGGTGTCTGTTCGTTGAAGCCTTATCGTTATCGGTTTGCTCTGCTGCTGCGGTCGATCGTCTCACAGCAGATTTCCACGTCCGCAGCCCGGACAATTTATAAACGTCTGCATGCGTTGACCGGAAAAGGGCAGCCGAGCGCGGAAAAGATCATGCAGCTCTCTCACGAACAGCTGCGTTCGGTAGGGCTCTCGGCGCAGAAGGCGAACTACGTGCATCATCTGGCTGAGATGGTGCTGGAGAAGAACGTACGCTTGCATAAACTGCACCAGATGACCGATGATGAGGTGACCGCGGAGCTGGTGCAGGTCAAGGGGATCGGGCAGTGGACGGCGCAGATGTTTCTGATGTTCGGACTCTGTCGTCCCGATGTCTTCCCGCATGACGACCTGGGAATTCAGAACGGCATCCAGACGATTTACGAACTGGAGACCCGTCCCGACAAGCAGACGTGTATCGAAATCGCTGAACTCTGGGCGCCTTATCGGACGGTGGCCAGCTGGTACTGCTGGCGGGTGCTGGAAATGGAAACGCCCGACGGTCCGTGGTAA
- the pyrF gene encoding orotidine-5'-phosphate decarboxylase, with translation MHHFSDRLNAAIRSKKTPALVGLDPRFDWLPEEIVSAAEAKHSSKAEIVAAAFEEFCFRMIDVVAPLVPAVKPQAAFFEEWGPAGCLALQRVIKRARETGLVVICDAKRGDIGSTAEAYARAYLAGEDPESAIWAADCLTVNPYLGSDTLQPFVKVAVERGAGIYVLVRTSNPGAGTFQDRKTDGHTLYECVASVVNDLALNTTGNGHYGAIGAVVGATYPEELTQLRELMPHAPLLVPGYGSQGAGAGDVAGAFDAEGLGAIINSSRGINFAIRKEPYSEKFAPEEWEQAVEAATHDMIADLAEHTPAGKLQ, from the coding sequence ATGCACCACTTTTCTGATCGTCTGAATGCCGCCATCCGCAGTAAAAAAACACCCGCTCTGGTCGGCCTGGACCCCCGCTTTGACTGGCTTCCCGAGGAGATCGTCTCTGCTGCGGAAGCGAAACATTCCAGCAAAGCGGAGATCGTCGCGGCTGCTTTTGAAGAGTTCTGTTTCCGCATGATCGATGTGGTCGCTCCCCTGGTGCCGGCGGTCAAGCCGCAGGCCGCGTTCTTTGAAGAATGGGGGCCCGCCGGTTGTCTCGCGCTGCAACGTGTGATTAAGCGGGCGCGTGAAACGGGGCTGGTTGTGATCTGCGATGCGAAGCGGGGAGACATCGGCTCGACGGCAGAAGCGTATGCCCGCGCGTACCTGGCAGGCGAAGATCCGGAGAGTGCCATCTGGGCAGCGGATTGTCTGACAGTCAATCCCTACCTGGGCAGTGATACGCTGCAACCGTTTGTGAAAGTGGCCGTCGAACGGGGGGCGGGGATTTACGTGCTGGTCCGAACGAGTAACCCGGGTGCGGGGACCTTTCAGGATCGGAAAACAGATGGTCATACCTTGTATGAATGCGTGGCGTCGGTGGTGAATGATCTCGCTTTGAATACAACGGGCAACGGACACTACGGGGCCATTGGTGCGGTGGTGGGAGCGACCTATCCTGAAGAGCTGACACAACTGCGGGAACTGATGCCGCATGCTCCGCTGCTGGTGCCCGGTTATGGGAGCCAGGGGGCGGGAGCCGGCGATGTCGCGGGGGCCTTTGATGCGGAAGGGCTGGGAGCGATCATTAACAGTTCGCGGGGAATCAACTTCGCGATTCGTAAGGAACCGTATTCCGAGAAATTCGCTCCGGAAGAATGGGAGCAGGCAGTGGAAGCGGCCACGCATGATATGATCGCCGATCTGGCCGAACACACGCCCGCCGGGAAGCTGCAATGA